Proteins from one Pseudomonas grandcourensis genomic window:
- the metG gene encoding methionine--tRNA ligase — protein MSEPRKILVTSALPYANGSIHLGHMLEYIQTDMWVRFQKHRGNQCIYVCADDAHGSAIMLRAEKEGITPEQLIANVQAEHSADFADFMVDFDNFHSTHAEENRELSSQIYLKLRDAGHIATRSITQYFDPEKKMFLADRFIKGTCPKCGTEDQYGDNCEKCGATYAPTDLKDPKSAISGATPVLKDSQHFFFKLPDFQQMLQTWTRSGTLQDAVANKIAEWLDAGLQQWDISRDAPYFGFEIPDEPGKYFYVWLDAPIGYMASFKNLCNRTLELDFDAFWGKDSTAELYHFIGKDIVNFHALFWPAMLEGAGYRKPTGINVHGYLTVNGQKMSKSRGTFIKARTYLDHLSPEYLRYYYAAKLGRGVDDLDLNLEDFVQKVNSDLVGKVVNIASRCAGFINKGNAGVMVDTNAAPELTEAFLAAAPSIADAYEARDFARAMREIMGLADRANAWIADKAPWSLNKQEGKQDEVQAICATGVNLFRQLVIFLKPVLPLLAADAEAFLNVAPLTWNDHTTLLSNHQLNEFKPLMTRIDPVKVQAMTDASKEDLTASQTDTGAAAPAGNGELAKDPLSPEIEFDTFAAVDLRVALIVKAEHVEGADKLLRLTLDIGDEQRNVFSGIKSAYPDPSKLDGRLTMMIANLKPRKMKFGISEGMVMAAGPGGEEIYLLSPDSGAKPGQRIK, from the coding sequence ATGTCCGAGCCACGCAAGATCCTCGTCACCAGCGCCCTGCCCTATGCCAATGGTTCGATCCACCTTGGCCATATGCTGGAATACATCCAGACCGATATGTGGGTGCGCTTCCAGAAGCACCGCGGCAACCAATGCATCTATGTCTGTGCTGACGACGCCCACGGATCGGCGATCATGCTGCGCGCGGAAAAGGAAGGCATCACCCCGGAACAACTGATCGCCAACGTCCAGGCTGAACACAGCGCCGACTTTGCCGACTTTATGGTGGACTTCGACAATTTCCACTCCACTCACGCCGAAGAAAACCGCGAGCTGTCGAGCCAGATCTACCTGAAGCTGCGTGACGCCGGGCACATCGCCACGCGCTCGATCACCCAGTATTTCGACCCGGAAAAGAAAATGTTCCTGGCCGACCGCTTCATCAAGGGCACCTGCCCGAAATGCGGCACTGAGGACCAGTACGGCGACAACTGCGAAAAATGCGGCGCGACCTACGCACCGACCGACCTGAAGGATCCGAAGTCTGCGATTTCCGGCGCCACCCCGGTGCTCAAGGATTCCCAGCACTTCTTCTTCAAGCTGCCAGACTTCCAGCAAATGCTGCAAACCTGGACCCGCAGCGGCACCCTGCAGGACGCCGTGGCCAACAAGATCGCCGAATGGCTGGATGCCGGCCTGCAACAGTGGGACATCTCCCGCGATGCGCCGTATTTCGGTTTTGAAATCCCCGACGAGCCGGGCAAATACTTCTACGTGTGGCTGGATGCGCCGATCGGCTACATGGCCAGCTTCAAGAACCTGTGCAACCGCACGCTGGAGCTGGACTTCGACGCGTTCTGGGGCAAGGACTCCACCGCCGAGCTGTACCACTTCATCGGCAAGGACATCGTCAACTTCCACGCCCTGTTCTGGCCAGCCATGCTCGAAGGCGCGGGCTACCGCAAGCCAACCGGGATCAACGTACACGGCTACCTGACCGTCAACGGCCAGAAGATGTCCAAGTCCCGCGGCACCTTCATCAAGGCCCGGACCTACCTGGATCACCTGTCGCCGGAATACCTGCGTTATTACTACGCGGCCAAGCTGGGCCGTGGCGTCGATGACCTCGACCTGAACCTCGAAGACTTCGTGCAGAAGGTCAACTCCGACCTGGTGGGCAAAGTCGTCAACATCGCCAGCCGTTGTGCCGGTTTCATCAACAAGGGCAATGCCGGCGTGATGGTCGACACCAACGCCGCGCCTGAACTGACCGAAGCCTTCCTGGCCGCCGCGCCAAGCATTGCCGACGCCTATGAAGCCCGCGACTTCGCCCGCGCCATGCGCGAGATCATGGGCCTGGCCGACCGCGCCAACGCCTGGATCGCCGACAAGGCACCGTGGTCATTGAACAAGCAGGAAGGCAAACAGGATGAAGTCCAGGCCATCTGCGCCACCGGCGTCAACCTGTTCCGTCAACTGGTGATCTTCCTCAAACCGGTGCTGCCACTGCTGGCCGCCGACGCCGAGGCGTTCCTCAACGTCGCGCCGCTGACCTGGAACGACCACACGACCTTGCTCAGCAATCACCAGCTGAACGAGTTTAAGCCGTTGATGACCCGTATCGACCCGGTCAAGGTGCAAGCCATGACCGACGCCTCGAAAGAAGACCTGACCGCCAGCCAGACCGACACCGGCGCAGCTGCACCGGCCGGCAACGGCGAACTGGCCAAGGATCCGCTGTCGCCGGAAATCGAGTTCGACACCTTCGCGGCAGTCGATTTGCGTGTCGCGCTGATCGTCAAGGCCGAACACGTGGAAGGCGCCGACAAGCTGCTGCGCCTGACCCTGGACATCGGTGACGAGCAACGCAACGTGTTCTCCGGGATCAAGAGCGCTTATCCGGACCCGTCGAAGCTCGATGGTCGCCTGACCATGATGATCGCCAACCTCAAGCCACGGAAAATGAAGTTCGGCATCTCCGAAGGCATGGTGATGGCAGCCGGCCCTGGCGGTGAAGAGATCTACCTGCTCAGCCCTGACAGCGGCGCCAAGCCGGGCCAGCGCATCAAGTAA
- a CDS encoding Rnf-Nqr domain containing protein: MTEILLTLISAALINNIVLHWPLAVDPLLAGKRRQVHALGIATTCLILVVGMLGYALYQWLLVPLQLTPLRLFVFLPLSVLLISPLLKLLARVFSTLPFEGLWPLLLGNAGVLGVALLNAQEDKGFFHATALSLGAGLGFWLVLSLFTDLRERTADNDVPLPFRGLPIDLIGAGLIAVAFLGFSGLIKT; encoded by the coding sequence ATGACCGAAATCCTGCTTACGCTCATCAGCGCCGCCCTGATCAACAACATCGTGTTGCACTGGCCGTTGGCCGTCGATCCACTACTGGCCGGCAAGCGCCGTCAGGTCCATGCCTTGGGTATTGCGACGACCTGCCTGATACTGGTCGTGGGCATGCTCGGCTACGCGCTCTATCAATGGCTGCTGGTGCCACTGCAATTGACGCCGTTGCGTCTGTTTGTGTTTCTGCCGTTGAGCGTGTTGCTGATCAGCCCGTTGCTGAAGTTGTTGGCCCGGGTGTTTTCGACACTGCCGTTCGAAGGCCTCTGGCCGTTGCTGCTGGGCAATGCCGGCGTGCTCGGTGTGGCCTTGCTCAACGCTCAGGAAGACAAGGGTTTCTTTCACGCCACAGCCTTGAGCCTCGGTGCAGGGCTGGGCTTCTGGCTGGTGTTGAGCCTGTTCACTGATTTGCGTGAACGCACGGCCGACAACGATGTTCCCCTGCCCTTTCGCGGCTTGCCGATCGACCTGATCGGCGCCGGCCTGATCGCAGTGGCTTTTCTCGGATTCAGCGGACTGATCAAAACATGA
- the rsxB gene encoding electron transport complex subunit RsxB, with the protein MSLIQLIDALLPQTQCGKCGHPGCKPYAEGIANGEPINKCPPGGNETIAALAELLKVPVLELDITRGSAPAQIAYIREAECIGCTKCIQACPVDAIVGAAKLMHTVIIDECTGCDLCVAPCPVDCIEMRPLLPNSVLPVVGGLALTPQARQARTLKRDHARRRFEQRNARLQREEQQKIAERQARQRAALPAEATADPVQAALERVRAQKAANADATLKKAKIDVAMSRAQLHKSLKAFGHPPTFEQQSQLIVLQQQFEAAEQSLAQLESVAPSAPAPTVAPVSSNNADLKRAKIQLAMRRAELKKAQANEATAEQIEALERALGEAERLVDVHASP; encoded by the coding sequence ATGAGTCTGATTCAACTCATCGACGCACTCTTGCCGCAAACCCAATGCGGCAAGTGCGGCCACCCCGGGTGTAAGCCGTACGCCGAAGGCATCGCCAATGGCGAGCCGATCAACAAGTGTCCGCCAGGCGGCAACGAAACCATCGCGGCCCTGGCCGAACTGCTGAAGGTGCCGGTGCTGGAACTGGACATCACTCGCGGCTCGGCACCTGCGCAGATCGCCTATATCCGCGAGGCCGAGTGCATTGGTTGCACCAAGTGCATTCAGGCCTGCCCGGTCGATGCCATCGTCGGCGCGGCCAAACTGATGCACACGGTGATCATCGATGAGTGCACCGGTTGCGACCTCTGCGTGGCACCCTGCCCGGTGGACTGCATCGAAATGCGCCCACTGCTGCCGAACTCGGTACTGCCCGTTGTCGGAGGCCTGGCCCTCACACCGCAGGCGCGGCAGGCCCGTACCCTCAAACGCGATCACGCACGGCGCCGCTTCGAACAGCGCAATGCCCGCTTGCAGCGTGAGGAGCAACAGAAAATCGCCGAACGCCAGGCAAGGCAGCGAGCCGCGCTACCTGCCGAGGCGACAGCCGACCCGGTGCAGGCGGCCCTCGAACGCGTCCGTGCACAGAAAGCCGCCAATGCCGATGCCACGCTGAAAAAGGCCAAGATCGATGTGGCGATGAGTCGGGCGCAGTTGCACAAATCGCTGAAGGCTTTTGGGCATCCGCCGACCTTCGAGCAGCAATCGCAGTTGATCGTCCTGCAACAACAGTTCGAAGCCGCCGAACAAAGCCTGGCGCAACTGGAAAGCGTCGCACCATCGGCCCCTGCACCGACGGTCGCACCTGTGTCGTCAAATAATGCCGATCTGAAACGGGCCAAGATCCAGTTGGCCATGCGCCGCGCCGAACTCAAGAAGGCTCAGGCCAACGAAGCGACGGCGGAGCAAATCGAAGCCCTGGAGCGCGCACTCGGCGAAGCCGAACGCCTGGTGGACGTCCATGCCAGCCCTTGA
- a CDS encoding RnfABCDGE type electron transport complex subunit D, with amino-acid sequence MPALEVVDDRLQQAMKLVLLATLPGMLAAFWLYGWGVLINLVLAAAAALAVEAAVVHLRKRPLRATLSDGSALVSATLLALALPPYCPWWLTLSAAAFAMVFGKHLYGGVGSNPFNPAMLGFALVLVTFPQPMTLWPSPHGMDLLSGLQHVFGVGHAPDAWVQATALDSLRINKSLTMDELFAGNPTFGHFGGRGVEWLNLAFVAGGVFLLQRRVISWHAPVGMLVSLFIISLLCWNGSGSDSHGSPLFHLLTGATMLGAFFIITEPVSGPRSPGARLLFGVGVGLLTYLIRTWGGYPDGIAFAVLLMNLCVPALERFVAARQQPEAP; translated from the coding sequence ATGCCAGCCCTTGAAGTGGTTGATGATCGCCTGCAACAGGCGATGAAGCTGGTGCTGTTGGCCACGCTGCCGGGAATGCTGGCAGCGTTCTGGCTGTATGGCTGGGGCGTATTGATCAATCTCGTTCTGGCGGCCGCTGCTGCGTTGGCCGTCGAGGCCGCCGTCGTGCATTTGCGCAAGCGACCGCTGCGAGCAACCTTGAGTGACGGTAGCGCGCTGGTCAGTGCCACATTGCTGGCTCTTGCGCTGCCGCCTTATTGCCCATGGTGGCTGACCCTCAGTGCTGCCGCTTTTGCGATGGTGTTCGGCAAGCACTTGTACGGCGGTGTCGGTTCGAATCCCTTCAACCCGGCGATGCTCGGTTTTGCCCTGGTGCTGGTGACCTTTCCCCAACCAATGACCCTTTGGCCATCACCCCATGGCATGGATCTGCTGAGCGGCTTGCAGCACGTTTTCGGCGTCGGCCACGCGCCGGATGCGTGGGTGCAGGCCACAGCACTGGACAGTCTGCGGATCAACAAAAGCCTGACCATGGATGAACTGTTTGCCGGCAACCCGACATTCGGCCACTTTGGCGGCCGGGGGGTGGAATGGCTGAACCTGGCCTTTGTGGCGGGCGGTGTGTTTCTCCTGCAACGAAGGGTGATCAGTTGGCATGCGCCGGTCGGCATGCTGGTCAGCCTGTTCATCATCAGCCTGCTGTGCTGGAACGGTTCGGGCTCCGACTCCCATGGCTCGCCGTTGTTTCATCTGCTGACCGGCGCGACCATGCTGGGCGCGTTCTTCATCATCACCGAACCGGTTTCCGGCCCCAGAAGCCCTGGCGCGCGGCTGCTGTTCGGCGTTGGCGTGGGGCTTCTGACTTATCTGATTCGTACCTGGGGCGGCTACCCGGACGGCATCGCCTTCGCCGTGCTATTGATGAACCTGTGCGTGCCGGCGCTGGAGCGGTTCGTGGCGGCCAGGCAACAGCCGGAGGCGCCATGA
- a CDS encoding RnfABCDGE type electron transport complex subunit G — MNRTSSIALVVLLAALGLGVTYFVQFGSAPRIAAEQRLIDSRNLLDLIAPDSYDNQPLEQPIRIETTALTNSTLLGGYLATRANQPVAVLLRSQTLGYAGAIDLLIAVDANGRLLGVKTLKQSETPGLGARIADWPNTWLQVFSGKSRTEPGDSGWALKKDQGQFDQIAGATITSRAVINAVHDALRYFDEHRQQLLGIPAHG; from the coding sequence ATGAACCGGACATCAAGCATCGCACTTGTGGTGCTTTTGGCCGCACTGGGCCTTGGCGTGACCTACTTCGTGCAGTTCGGCAGCGCGCCGCGCATTGCGGCCGAACAGCGCCTGATCGACAGCCGTAACCTGCTGGACCTGATCGCGCCGGACAGCTACGACAACCAACCACTCGAACAGCCCATCAGAATCGAAACAACCGCGCTGACCAACAGCACCTTGCTGGGTGGCTATCTGGCGACCCGGGCCAATCAACCCGTCGCGGTGTTGCTGCGCAGTCAAACCCTTGGCTACGCCGGTGCCATCGACCTGTTGATCGCTGTCGACGCCAATGGCCGATTGCTGGGCGTCAAAACCCTCAAACAGTCGGAAACACCAGGGCTGGGGGCACGGATCGCCGACTGGCCCAATACCTGGCTCCAGGTTTTTTCCGGCAAGTCTCGAACAGAACCCGGTGACAGCGGCTGGGCGCTGAAAAAGGATCAGGGACAGTTCGATCAGATCGCAGGCGCGACCATCACCTCAAGAGCGGTAATCAATGCCGTCCACGATGCCTTGCGCTACTTCGATGAACACCGGCAACAACTCCTCGGAATCCCTGCCCATGGATAA
- a CDS encoding Rnf-Nqr domain containing protein yields MDNSSTMRNALMLTPLIGATHSLMAALGLCLMFMVITELFSLAMGALRSRLFPATRLLASILLAATLTSCAELMAQAWSLQWQQHLGIYGALIALQCVVLEHTGFFQSDWRLRLRLNGLFATLMIALGLLRELIGNGTLGNHLSWLFGATQTDWQGWVLMADSGLRLATLVPGGFILLGLLIATWQAWRPTPTH; encoded by the coding sequence ATGGATAACTCATCGACGATGCGCAACGCCTTGATGCTGACGCCGCTGATCGGCGCCACCCATTCGCTGATGGCCGCACTTGGCCTGTGCCTGATGTTCATGGTGATAACCGAGTTGTTCAGTCTGGCCATGGGCGCCCTGCGATCCCGCCTGTTCCCGGCGACCCGCTTGCTGGCCAGCATCCTGTTGGCGGCCACGCTCACCAGTTGCGCGGAACTCATGGCACAGGCCTGGTCGCTGCAATGGCAGCAGCATCTGGGGATTTATGGCGCCTTGATCGCCTTGCAATGCGTCGTACTGGAACACACCGGGTTCTTTCAGAGCGATTGGCGCCTACGCCTGCGACTCAATGGCCTGTTTGCCACGCTGATGATCGCGCTGGGCCTGCTGCGCGAACTCATCGGCAACGGAACACTCGGAAACCATCTATCGTGGCTGTTCGGCGCAACACAAACTGACTGGCAAGGCTGGGTACTGATGGCTGACAGTGGCCTGCGCCTGGCCACATTGGTCCCTGGCGGGTTCATCCTGCTCGGGCTGCTGATCGCCACCTGGCAGGCCTGGCGCCCCACGCCCACACATTGA
- the nth gene encoding endonuclease III, whose product MNAAKRLEIFRRLHEDNPEPKTELAYSSPFELLIAVILSAQSTDVGVNKATARLFPVANTPAAIHALGVEGLSEYIKTIGLYNSKAKNVIETCRLLVERHASEVPQTREELEALPGVGRKTANVVLNTAFRQLTMAVDTHIFRVSNRTGIAPGKNVVEVEKKLMKFVPREYLLDSHHWLILHGRYVCLARKPRCGSCRIEDLCEYKHKTSDD is encoded by the coding sequence ATGAATGCCGCAAAACGCCTGGAAATCTTCCGCAGACTGCACGAGGACAACCCGGAACCAAAGACCGAACTGGCGTACTCCTCACCGTTCGAATTGCTGATTGCCGTGATTCTCTCGGCGCAGTCCACCGATGTCGGCGTCAACAAGGCCACGGCCAGGCTGTTCCCGGTCGCCAATACCCCGGCAGCGATCCATGCCCTGGGTGTCGAGGGGCTGTCGGAGTACATCAAGACCATCGGCTTGTACAACAGCAAAGCGAAAAACGTGATCGAAACCTGTCGCTTGCTGGTCGAGCGTCACGCCAGCGAGGTGCCACAAACCCGCGAAGAGCTGGAAGCATTGCCCGGCGTCGGCCGCAAGACCGCCAACGTGGTACTCAATACGGCATTCCGTCAACTGACCATGGCCGTCGACACGCATATTTTCAGGGTCAGCAACCGCACCGGCATAGCTCCCGGCAAGAATGTGGTGGAAGTCGAGAAAAAACTGATGAAATTCGTGCCCAGGGAGTACCTGCTCGACTCCCATCACTGGCTGATCCTTCACGGCCGCTATGTTTGCCTGGCCCGCAAGCCCCGATGCGGGAGCTGCCGGATCGAGGACTTGTGCGAATACAAGCACAAAACCTCCGACGATTGA
- a CDS encoding PA3496 family putative envelope integrity protein yields MSTGKEQLDVEDDFTTAETDDAEPVVEVAKTNLSKRRTIDNLLEERRLQKQLADYDFDL; encoded by the coding sequence ATGAGTACTGGCAAAGAGCAATTGGACGTAGAAGACGATTTCACCACCGCCGAAACCGATGACGCTGAGCCGGTGGTTGAAGTAGCGAAAACTAATCTGAGCAAACGCCGCACCATCGACAACCTGCTGGAGGAGCGCCGACTGCAAAAGCAATTGGCCGATTACGATTTTGATTTATGA
- a CDS encoding response regulator transcription factor gives MNKVLIVDDHPVIRLAVRMLMERHGYEVIAETDNGVDALQLARELMPDIVILDIGIPKLDGLEVIARLSSTSMPMKVLILTSQAPGHFSMRCMQSGAAGYVCKQQDLTELLSAIKAVLSGYSYFPNQALHTVRCSLGNASEADMVDRLSGREMMVLQQLARGKTNKEIADGMFLSNKTVSTYKTRLLLKLNARSLVDLIELAQRNGLV, from the coding sequence ATGAATAAAGTGCTGATCGTGGATGATCACCCCGTCATTCGTCTTGCGGTACGTATGCTAATGGAACGTCATGGCTACGAAGTTATTGCAGAAACCGATAATGGTGTGGACGCACTGCAACTAGCCCGTGAACTTATGCCGGACATTGTCATTCTGGATATCGGGATTCCGAAGCTGGACGGGTTGGAAGTCATCGCGCGTTTGTCGTCGACCTCAATGCCGATGAAAGTGCTTATTTTGACTTCCCAGGCGCCGGGACATTTTTCGATGCGTTGCATGCAATCCGGTGCGGCCGGTTATGTCTGCAAACAACAAGATCTCACAGAGTTGCTCAGCGCTATAAAGGCCGTGTTGTCAGGCTACAGTTACTTTCCTAATCAAGCCTTGCATACCGTGCGTTGCAGTTTGGGGAATGCCAGCGAGGCCGATATGGTTGATCGATTGTCGGGGCGGGAAATGATGGTCCTGCAACAGTTGGCTCGAGGGAAGACTAATAAAGAAATTGCCGATGGGATGTTTCTCAGCAATAAAACAGTCAGTACTTACAAGACCCGCCTGTTGCTAAAACTGAATGCGCGGTCTCTGGTCGATCTGATCGAGCTGGCACAACGCAATGGTCTGGTGTGA
- a CDS encoding argininosuccinate synthase, translating into MADVNKVVLAYSGGLDTSVILKWLQDTYNCEVVTFTADLGQGEEVEPARAKAQAMGVKEIYIDDLREEFVRDFVFPMFRANTVYEGEYLLGTSIARPLIAKRLIEIANETGADAISHGATGKGNDQVRFELGAYALKPGVKVIAPWREWDLLSREKLMDYADKHGIPIERHGKKKSPYSMDANLLHISYEGGVLEDTWTEHEEDMWKWTVSPENAPDKPQYLELTYRNGDIVALDGVEMTPATVLATLNRIGGEHGIGRLDIVENRYVGMKSRGCYETPGGTIMLRAHRAIESITLDREVAHLKDELMPKYASLIYTGYWWSPERLMLQQMIDASQAHVNGVVRLKLYKGNVIVTGRKSDDSLFDANIATFEEDGGAYNQADAAGFIKLNALRMRIAANKGRKLF; encoded by the coding sequence ATGGCGGACGTAAACAAGGTCGTTCTGGCGTATTCCGGCGGCCTGGACACTTCGGTGATCCTCAAGTGGCTGCAGGATACTTATAACTGTGAAGTGGTGACCTTCACCGCTGACCTGGGTCAGGGCGAAGAGGTCGAACCTGCTCGCGCCAAGGCTCAGGCCATGGGCGTCAAAGAGATCTACATCGACGACTTGCGCGAAGAGTTCGTGCGCGATTTCGTTTTCCCGATGTTCCGCGCCAATACCGTTTACGAAGGCGAGTACCTGTTGGGTACTTCCATCGCTCGTCCGCTGATCGCCAAGCGCCTGATCGAAATTGCCAACGAAACCGGTGCAGACGCCATTTCCCATGGCGCCACCGGCAAGGGTAACGACCAGGTTCGTTTCGAACTCGGTGCGTACGCCTTGAAGCCAGGTGTGAAAGTGATCGCCCCTTGGCGCGAGTGGGACCTGCTGTCCCGTGAAAAGCTGATGGATTACGCCGATAAGCACGGGATTCCGATCGAGCGCCACGGCAAGAAGAAGTCCCCGTACTCCATGGATGCCAACCTGCTGCACATCTCCTATGAAGGCGGCGTGCTGGAAGACACCTGGACCGAGCACGAAGAAGACATGTGGAAATGGACCGTCTCCCCGGAGAACGCTCCAGACAAGCCGCAGTACCTGGAACTGACTTACCGCAACGGCGACATCGTCGCGCTGGACGGCGTCGAAATGACTCCTGCCACCGTGCTGGCGACCCTGAACCGTATCGGTGGTGAGCACGGTATCGGCCGTCTCGACATCGTCGAAAACCGTTACGTGGGCATGAAGTCCCGTGGCTGCTACGAAACTCCTGGCGGCACCATCATGCTGCGCGCCCACCGTGCGATCGAATCGATCACCCTGGACCGCGAAGTGGCTCACCTCAAAGACGAGTTGATGCCCAAGTACGCCAGCCTGATCTACACCGGCTACTGGTGGAGCCCTGAGCGTCTGATGCTGCAACAGATGATCGACGCGTCCCAGGCCCACGTGAACGGCGTTGTGCGCCTGAAGCTGTACAAGGGCAACGTGATCGTCACCGGTCGCAAGTCCGACGACTCGCTGTTCGACGCCAACATCGCTACCTTCGAAGAAGATGGCGGCGCGTACAACCAGGCGGATGCAGCGGGCTTCATCAAGCTCAACGCCCTGCGCATGCGCATTGCGGCGAACAAAGGCCGGAAGCTGTTCTGA
- a CDS encoding OmpA family protein → MRQRYLALLSVFASLPAMALTFQTRLENIEWTVEGDKFECRLTQPITDFGSGEFVRRAGEQATFRLKAYNPMIGGGSATLLAAAAPWQPGRDDINLGTVRIGSGNVLFNSSQVQAGRLISGLMDGRSPVVRHSSGDGRVSEVRLLPVRFTQAFADYQGCVAKLLPQNFEQVKQSEIGFPGGGIELDSTAKAKLQVMLEYMKADPTVNHIELDGHSDNSGNRLTNRDLSRRRALAVMEFFKANGIQESQITLRFHGERYPVAPNTNNTNRAKNRRVAVRLERGAPAEQVAPQATKAAASATS, encoded by the coding sequence GTGCGCCAGCGTTATTTAGCCTTGCTCAGTGTGTTTGCCAGCCTTCCGGCGATGGCGCTCACTTTCCAGACACGTCTGGAGAACATTGAGTGGACGGTCGAAGGCGACAAGTTCGAATGCCGCCTGACTCAGCCGATCACCGATTTCGGTTCGGGCGAGTTCGTGCGTCGTGCCGGCGAGCAGGCGACGTTTCGTCTGAAAGCCTACAACCCGATGATTGGTGGTGGCTCGGCGACGCTGCTGGCCGCTGCCGCGCCGTGGCAACCGGGACGTGACGATATCAACCTGGGCACGGTGAGAATCGGCAGCGGCAACGTATTGTTCAACAGCTCACAGGTTCAGGCCGGGCGTCTGATCAGTGGCCTGATGGACGGTCGCAGCCCGGTGGTTCGACATTCCTCGGGGGATGGGCGGGTGTCGGAAGTGCGCTTGTTGCCGGTCAGGTTCACCCAAGCGTTTGCCGACTACCAGGGTTGTGTGGCGAAACTGTTGCCACAGAATTTCGAACAGGTGAAGCAATCCGAAATCGGCTTCCCCGGCGGCGGAATCGAACTCGACAGCACCGCAAAAGCCAAACTGCAGGTGATGCTGGAGTACATGAAGGCCGATCCGACGGTCAACCACATCGAGCTCGACGGTCACTCCGACAACAGCGGCAACCGCCTGACCAACCGCGACCTGTCGCGGCGCCGAGCCCTGGCAGTGATGGAGTTCTTCAAGGCCAACGGCATCCAGGAGTCGCAAATCACCCTGCGTTTCCATGGCGAGCGTTATCCGGTGGCGCCTAACACCAACAACACCAACCGCGCGAAGAACCGTCGAGTGGCGGTACGCCTGGAGCGCGGAGCACCAGCGGAACAAGTCGCCCCGCAGGCGACGAAAGCGGCCGCTTCGGCCACTTCCTGA
- the pyrC gene encoding dihydroorotase yields the protein MSDRLTLLRPDDWHIHLRDGAVLTNTVADVARTFGRAIIMPNLVPPVRNAAEADGYRQRILAARPAGSLFEPLMVLYLTDRTQPEEIREAKASGFIHAAKLYPAGATTNSDSGVTSIDKIFPALEAMAEVGMPLLIHGEVTRGDVDVFDREKIFIDEHMRRVVERFPTLKVVFEHITTADAVQFVNSASANVGATITAHHLLYNRNHMLVGGIRPHFYCLPILKRNTHQEALLDAATSGSEKFFLGTDSAPHAQHAKEAACGCAGCYTAYAAIEMYAEAFEQRNALDKLEAFASLNGPRFYGLPANTDRITLVREEWTAPTSLPFGELTVIPLRAGEKLRWRLLEEHA from the coding sequence ATGTCCGACCGCCTGACCCTGCTGCGTCCCGACGACTGGCATATTCATCTTCGCGATGGTGCCGTGTTGACCAATACCGTCGCGGATGTCGCGCGCACCTTTGGCCGCGCCATCATCATGCCCAACCTGGTTCCACCGGTGCGCAACGCGGCCGAAGCCGACGGCTATCGCCAGCGGATTCTCGCTGCCCGCCCCGCCGGCAGCCTGTTCGAGCCACTGATGGTCCTGTACCTGACCGACCGCACCCAGCCTGAAGAAATTCGCGAGGCCAAGGCCAGCGGATTCATTCACGCCGCCAAGCTGTACCCGGCCGGCGCGACCACCAACTCGGATTCTGGCGTCACCAGCATCGACAAGATCTTCCCTGCACTCGAGGCCATGGCCGAAGTCGGGATGCCGTTGTTGATCCACGGTGAAGTCACCCGGGGCGATGTCGACGTGTTCGACCGCGAAAAAATCTTCATCGACGAGCACATGCGTCGTGTGGTCGAGCGTTTCCCGACCCTCAAAGTGGTCTTCGAACACATCACCACCGCGGACGCCGTGCAGTTCGTCAACTCGGCTTCGGCCAACGTGGGCGCGACCATCACCGCGCACCACCTGCTGTACAACCGCAACCACATGCTGGTGGGCGGGATTCGGCCGCACTTCTACTGCCTGCCGATCCTCAAGCGCAATACCCACCAGGAAGCCTTGCTCGACGCCGCCACCAGCGGCAGCGAGAAGTTCTTCCTCGGCACCGACTCGGCTCCCCACGCCCAGCACGCCAAGGAGGCGGCCTGCGGTTGCGCCGGTTGCTACACCGCCTATGCGGCCATCGAGATGTACGCCGAAGCCTTCGAGCAGCGCAATGCGCTGGACAAGCTCGAAGCCTTCGCCAGCCTCAACGGCCCGCGGTTCTATGGTCTGCCGGCCAACACCGATCGCATCACCCTGGTCCGTGAAGAATGGACCGCCCCGACCAGCCTGCCATTTGGCGAGCTGACCGTTATCCCGCTGCGCGCCGGTGAAAAACTGCGCTGGCGCCTGCTGGAGGAACACGCGTGA